The region CCCTGGACATTTGGATGCTTTGAAAAATCAATAACGGCCATAGCCCATAGTGCAAACTTTCATGCCCCTTCCAGTGAACATATTGACCTAATCCTACCCAGGACAATATGCATGAAGTGTCACTGGAATTGAAACACATAATAGAGCTCTGCTACTcattttgcatatatgttaaaatcacTGACACACATTTTATATGCCATAAAATTCCTCATGTAAAGTATTCCACAGCACACTGATGAACAGAgtttcaaaaaatctcaaatcaTTTCCAATGCTCATGTATTTCATACAGCAGTTCCTTCTTGCGCTTCATATTGTTCCTCAGTTCTTTCCGCTGCCTTTGCCATCATATTCTCATCCCATTCTCCGCGTCGACTCTCCCAGTATCCATCTTTATCGCACTTGAGTCCTGTTATGGGGTCTGTTACATTTCCCAAGCTGTATATGACACGGTCCACTTTGTGGGACACACGTTTGGAGACTTTCTCTGGCATTTCTTTCAGTAACACTACATCACCTTCCTTGGCTAGTCTTTCTTCATCACGAGCTAGGACTGTTCTTCTTCTGCCGTAATACTACAGGAAGTAGAAAGAAAATGATAAATGAGTGTATAATGATTTAGTTTTATGTAGTAAACCTTTTCTTACTTTGAGATCTCTAGCATGATAGCTACGCATTCAAGGCTAGGCTATCATTTTCGGTAGATCAGTGTTATCATTgctattttgatgagtcaactgtatctgtAAGAGCAAAGGTTGCCTATTTTGaatagtctaaaattgagttGAAGTGGAATTGTAACAAAGTTTCTGATACGATCGTCTGTTTGCACATTGTGATGATTGATGAGCTGTCATTTTGTTCCAAATTTTATTGCTTCATCGATTTTGTACTAGATTTCAATAGCATTGGACTCTAGATttgaatgtgaagctatcagtgagcaaatttgAAGATCTAGACTTCTCTAGCAACCATGTGTAATAAACATACCCCTTTTCTTCTGCAGTCAATTTTATTGGGTGTCTACAAATGTAGTCTAAGTTATAATATGTGAcaagatcaagggaaatgagtcgaaAGTCGCTAATAATTCTTtggagatattggcaaagaaagtgttaaaattattttgttttatattgttttcagagaTTGATAAAtcgacgtaacttcacaaagtcATATCaatatggggttttcagtttctgaaagctcttaatgtcttctttagaaacacatgtaaaatgtatttttgaatagtgtcgacatgtgactccttccccttgattatgtcacataATGTCATCAAATGTccctattcaaaaaaaaaaaaaaaaaaaaaaattggggaattgaaaattattattctactttaccaaatgaaacacagATAACTCCTAACCCTTAAATTAGTTCTGCATTctgaactggcaataaaagtcaaattataatatttttgcaatttgaagggaaatgggccaaaaacttGGGACAAGTcttagcattcaaaatcttgagtatacatgtacattatgtaaaaaaaaaaaaggaaggttttatttcaaactctaatggtgacccacaggtcaaattgcaagaattgtacattaaacacacctaaacagacacaatgcaatttgcaggcagcagcttaatcagcgccaatattgcaacattgaaacaaacaactatacaaacatccaatccaacccaaccacatcccccagtaggcaatgaggataaagtgccttgcccaaggacacaacatgttggcacgagcggggctcgaactcacaacctatgtattatgagtcgggcgccttatccactcggccaccaTACACGTGCTCCCCGCAGTTAGCTCATAATTtcaatattatgttatttttgatattgttgttaaatgaaaaagattagaaaataatTTTGTACttgtctttgggcttgattgtcacagc is a window of Amphiura filiformis chromosome 2, Afil_fr2py, whole genome shotgun sequence DNA encoding:
- the LOC140146694 gene encoding small ribosomal subunit protein uS17m-like, encoding MSGGRVGHFLLAKVMSTSLSKVAKCEVNRLKLDKYVMKYYGRRRTVLARDEERLAKEGDVVLLKEMPEKVSKRVSHKVDRVIYSLGNVTDPITGLKCDKDGYWESRRGEWDENMMAKAAERTEEQYEAQEGTAV